ACCGAGCGAGCCAGCGCTTTAATGCTAGCAGGTATATCCTGCGGTTCATcctgataattaaaaaaaaatattagtcgtAGTACAGCACACGAGAAGTGAAATCTTTCATATCTCTGTGGCATTTtaatgaactagcggacgcgcgcgacttcgtccgcgtggaatttagtttttcacaaatccctcgaaaaccatggacttttccgagataaaaagtagcctatgtgttagtccatgatataatatatctcaatacaaaatttcagcttccaaatcgcttcagtagtagcggcgttaaagaataacaaacatccaaacatccatacaaacttttgcgtttataatattagtaggaagtaggattcaGTCAATTTTCCCTCATCCTATACGTTCCTAAATAAGTTTTCACTTCGATTGAAAGAATAAACGCAAAAATAGAGCTGACGTAAATAAAGAAACTTATCTTACtactaatataatttaaagatgaagaaaataataaaaatgaaatttattcgttttaaacattacattaaataatagggCTGAGACCTCCATTTAAGgttcatttttgtattttgtaattcaAGTTATATCAATAACAAGGTTATTAAAAGtggttactaaccagctgtttttgttactgttgcttaattaatagttatacaatttaacagtcaaattgcgtggtacattgtctcgttccgacgttcagaattttcgtaaataaaaaagttgagcgtctcatcaagaattaaatttatttttcaaataatcaagagtaaattcgacactcagtggGTGAACGATcgcctgggggcgcccccacaacgtccATGAATTTCACTGTAAGTAATTTCACTATAACCCAATAGGTATAATCatattttaccattttatttaGGTGATTGATGTATGTATGCAGGAttctcgggagtatttcccataacttcaaggttttgacaagtccacttataggagccgaactgcataactaattatttttaactaaaaaacaaaactttttatgttttcatacaaagttattaaaataattctgactatccatgtaatacacgccattatctatccttgcattttaaaagacGTAATCATAGTGGTAAGATTGTCGAtttcgacgagatattgcaactgacaCTCCGAACTTCGCTAGTGAGctacttcattttatttatcaatgaataagttatgAATAAGtataggtcataatataaggatgcgatatatgAGTCACAacttaagatctatttacaaaagaaatattttttctccgaaaatattcattttagaaaacatgttccttagacatttcaattaattttgttaaagaatataattatagagtcatgggaaacactcccgagcaccctgtataaaatgaaacagtaaagaaatacttacaaagtCATCAATTTCCTTGAAAGATGCACGATCAGACTGTTCCCTGGGGAACTTGGGCACGCTGATTGGCAGAGAGCGAGCAAAGTCCGGGGCGGGAGCACCGCGCGGCCTTCCGATGTGAATGCCTTCGTCGTTGCTTCCTTCTGGAATTGGAATTTGAACATTCCATCATGATGAATTAAAACAGAATTAGAATTGGTTACAATTTTTCGCCCTCAAAAGAGAAAAAAACACCATGGAACCAGAGACAGTTGCCACACTTTCGTGATTGTAAAGCTGGAAGGAGAATACCGTACTATACAACGTCCACCCCGGGAACCCAGCCCtcctagccatgtggcacgtcgattctctttctacaatcgctaacgcttcgaaaactagaaagatgtatgggaatgacatttgctatcaacaggtcatgtgatcaactcattcccatacattaggCTAGGGTGGTTTCTTGtagaaaaaacttttatttatcactcttctagctcaaaaagttcgccggtgtaccaaagtggcgaagtaacatttgaagctgtattattttctttgtattattatttttttatcaacaagcttaacaaacaagaaaacaaataaacaaacagatcataattttccaaaaaatatcGTACAACTCAGACTGTATATGgacaacgatcttagcttgtccctgtTGAGGACAaataaatgtcgtaaaacgttgtaacaaccatttttgataaagtaatagtgataaaatagtagatttcattattaaagtaaaattaccgagatttttttaaacaaaagtaAATTGCCAGGCGGTTAAGGTAGGCCAGGGCTGGGGATTGGCATTCTattctccgaatcgaaggcagaggccataaccactgggctatcacgtcactcCAATTTActatacataaattaaactaggaatcttttttgaaaatattcagCTTATTTTGCAATAATATGTCAACATTAAAGTTAGAAGTGGCAAGTATACTGCACATGTGTATAATGGGATTGTAAAAGTATGATATTATAGTCGGATGCACTCTTTATGATATTTCCGAACGTCGTGCGTTAAGCTAcacaatacaagattttaggtatcaccggttAAGCAGAGGTGCGTCGGTAGGGCATTGCCCCGATTATCATAAAGAAATCATACGACTATTTTAAATGCAACTGGATCAAGATTACTTACGATCAGAATCATAGTCCTCGTGATCTGAGCCCATGAAGTTATTTGAGTCTGTCCCTTCTAGGTCGAAAATATCTTCGGCGTCCAGGGAATCTTCTTCATGCGGTATTTGTGCAGCTGACTGAAATAATGACaacaatacatattattatttattgttttaattgtttacTGCACTGGTAGAAATTAGTCATATACACAGTGCACACATCAAAGTAACTCTGACAATAATACACTGTAGTCCATAGTAATATGTACTAAGACTTACagtctactagcagacgcccacgacttcggccgcgtggaatttagtttttcacaaatccctcaggattTCGgagatccagagtaaaatcaaaatagttcagtagttgcggcgttaaagagtaacaaacatccatacaaaattttgcatttataatattagtgggataaCCTATTAGTTGGTCACTAAGTTACTAAGGATATCCAATCGACTTAACATTTACAAagtgtagatccagagaatacccctgcaacttcacaaactttaccgccctatctaatatatataaaattctcttgTCACAGTGTTTGTTACGCTCCTCCGAAACCATTGGacagatttttatgaaatattgtgTGCACAATCagcttatataaatatttattttacacccTAAGtgtaagttttgtttttaagaaaTGAGGTGAAATCATGTTTGCTGGATTAGCTAGTAATATTGTAAtggtttagaaaataaaatgtaccttTTGAGTAAACTTTTTGGCATCTTTAAGAGAAGACAGTCTTCGTCTCTGTAGAGGTGGAACGAGTGGCGAGGGTGGGCCGGAGTTGTTTGCCCAGTTGTCTTTTTCAATATTACTTTGTGCCTTGCTTATGATACTGTAAACATAAATTCTTCATgttaatgcaaaaaatattagtcaaaaaaattcaatcaaaaacaaaataaaataaatcaaacaaaatacCTGCTTTTTTGAAGTTTGTTAAAAATTACTGGTGTAAAgtgtaaatcaaaaaaaatatctagtaaCTAATTTGCTGGATTTTAActgataaaatatatgtattgttAATATCATGTATTCTTTTGTGCTTTTgctactgtatttttttttacattttgtataagCACACGCTTAGttgcaatcacacctgatggtaagtgatgatacaaccTATGGTGGAATGCGCTTAAAGATTGATTGAAGATAACCCATATTATCAGAAATAAATTATGATGCATGTGTCCCATATTAGTTTCTTTGTCATGTGCACCACATTAGTCACATGTACTTACTCATCAAATCTTTAGGAAATATGAAACTAATGAATAAGCATACATAAACTGCTGAAAATGAAATGTAAGCTATACCTTATACCTTACTCTGGtaaaaattttactataactgattaagtataattatacaaacaaaatgtTAAAGGGCAGTTAAAAGAGTTAATGATCCCATCAAAACATAATTTGAAGAATTTACTAGAACTActaaacagaatttcatgcaTATTTTtagattagtttttttattcttcactaACTAAacttaacccttgactacaatcacacctgatggtaagtgatgatgcaatctaagatgaaagtagGCTCGCTCGtaagtagaatgaaaatccacaccccttttggtttctacatgacattatacagaacgctaaatcacttggcagtatgtctttgccggtagggtaactagctacggccgaagcctcccaccagccaaaagctTAACATAACGCAATGTAACAATTATGggtttagtttaattatattttattatgattggACTGATTGAGAAAGTTATCACCATTTAGGTAACAAAAGATATAATTTTCCTCCTTGCTCAGTTAATTGGATGTAGGGGTTACAAATAAGCTCAGactgttaatataaaatatcacataatcatcattatcagcagactacagggccaggcctctctccttataggagagggtatATGGAGCTTTGACCTACGAAGctactccaatgcgggttggtgagCTTACACTGCTAAtactaatacatttatttaatattcaccTAGATAAAATTTTGTGATCCTTCTGTGCCTTTGCTCTGTAAATTTCATACTCTGCATATTTCTGATCTCTAAACTGACTGACGGCTTCCTCTATGGCCTCTAGATGTGATTGCAGTGTTTGGTTCAACTGTTTCTTCAGCGAACCAATCATTTGCAGTGACGGTGAACAGCCATTTTTATCAATAACTAATTGGTTATTTGTGTCAACATTTTCCTTCATCTCCACATCATTGGTTACTTCTGGCACTAATAAATTGAACACTGGCGAATAACTATCAGAACTTTTTAAACTATTGATCTGATCTATGGTGGTCtgcaaaatgaaaattaaacaagcaagttttaatttaaataggaCATATGCTTTTAAGATATGAGAAATATCACATGGCATTGgcaacaatttaaaataattaagcatgaatatattatttaaagtggaagaattttaaattatacatattatatatttatttaattatagtaacactaattattatgtaccaataaattttataacaaatgcaagtactaatattataatttttgttgtcTGTACTTACTTGAATGGACCTGGGTATCAGCACAACATTTTTGTTATGCAGTATAGCATGAGTGGTCTGTCCACAGGCAAGACATGATTCCAAGGTGATGCCATCCACATTCCTATGTCCTATTAGCGCTGGTTGCACTAAATTAACTTTTAGTTGATTGGCAGGACATCTAAGaagtttctacaaaataca
This window of the Bicyclus anynana chromosome 6, ilBicAnyn1.1, whole genome shotgun sequence genome carries:
- the LOC112055126 gene encoding uncharacterized protein LOC112055126: MALCACKCLNVTLESDKLEEIFDIGKLELSSTEQRDTFFSEKLLRCPANQLKVNLVQPALIGHRNVDGITLESCLACGQTTHAILHNKNVVLIPRSIQTTIDQINSLKSSDSYSPVFNLLVPEVTNDVEMKENVDTNNQLVIDKNGCSPSLQMIGSLKKQLNQTLQSHLEAIEEAVSQFRDQKYAEYEIYRAKAQKDHKILSSIISKAQSNIEKDNWANNSGPPSPLVPPLQRRRLSSLKDAKKFTQKSAAQIPHEEDSLDAEDIFDLEGTDSNNFMGSDHEDYDSDQGSNDEGIHIGRPRGAPAPDFARSLPISVPKFPREQSDRASFKEIDDFDEPQDIPASIKALARSVHGDVFELPRPRFSTQI